DNA from Solenopsis invicta isolate M01_SB chromosome 4, UNIL_Sinv_3.0, whole genome shotgun sequence:
ACAATTGTCTCGCTTTTCTCCACGCTTTTCTTCTACGCATAATAAACGTTTAGCTGTGacaaaaatgtgattttaaatctgcataacggcataattaatttttcttttatcatttaacGACTGATTCAACAATAAATGATTGCATTTTCATGCTACTATTAATTGAGTTCAGTAACATCTATGTACAGTCGTAATATactgaattaaaataaactaattaaattcGGTTTTGTATCTATAAATTGTAACTAGCGTTTATTACATTTTACctcaacaattataataatacagaCGTTACTAAACTCGATTAATGAACGacgtgtaattataattatcgtttctataatattattaaattatttggatTGACGAGCGGtgcataagtaaaaataaataaatgtcggTATCTTAAGTATAATGGCTGATAAGGCAGAAAATGATAAATCTCACGATTAGTGCTAGATGGTAATACCTTCTACAGCCTCCTTTCTCATCATGTTTCTCTAGTAACAGGAACAATGTTTCGAGTCATGGACGTGACGCGTTTACCAGTTTTCGCTGTCGCTTTCTTCCTCCTGTAGAATATACTTCTCTAATAACTTCGATTTCTCCGAAAGCTTTATGAGACGCGTCTTGTCTTGTCTAACTTATTATCGAAACATTTTCACTTAAGTAACTTGATACGAATTCAATTATTTAGCAGTATTTCGGAACGTTTGGAAGACGCGTATTTTTATTCACCTATTGTACTCTATTagtattttctgtaaaatacaaaatagtggaataagtatatttatgattactatttattatgaaatgtatgcattatttcttataatatgcATACAATAATTGATAAATGATACTTTTCACAGATGAGTAAtagtttttattagtttaaatataaatacgtatataGAATAggttttaataacatattagaTAAAATgtgcagaaattataaaaatacctttatttttttccactAAAAGCTTTCCAATCAATGTTATTATGTtacataaatttgttaaaaatagaattGAGTATTAATGAATGAATACTTTATCAAATTTACATGCAGATGGAGAAATAAGTGGCAAATAAATAATCACAAATTTGtcttataatacaaattataccTAATATGTATCTTTAGTTGAACATTAACATAGtcatcaaaatattacaaagcaTACATTAATACTTATAGaacttgttttatattataaattaatccaAGTTATTATCgttgtacatattttacattcataCTATCTCGCTATTGTCATacttcatgttttttttttttttttgtattaagctttgtcttaaaaaaacttttcaagaaTCGTTTTCAATCTCTtttctactttaaatataaactttcttatagtaaacaaaatcattatcatttaaattacTCCATCtgactatattttatttttcttctatattttgTCTTATATGTATGATTCTATACATATAGTAtcttacttataaaatatataaattattaaagctcGTACATACTTAATGGCTTGCATTTTAAAACTAGCTTGCTTGTGGCAGTTTTACGCAAAACTCTTGACTAtgcatttcttcaaaatataagTTTTGTGAGGCCActggtttataaaattacactTCAATTTAATTAGtctaaaattattctttccgcaTTAAAGGTCTATGAGATTAACTTCCCTAGTTATTGTATTCAATGTAGGTGCGACCGACGTTGTGAATGAACGTACATGAGATCTGAAGCTGGCAGGTTCCCAAGCTTCATCTCGCACTACACCCTGATTCCTAGGATACATAAGCAAAGGGTCTTTCCCTGTTTTTTGACACAATCTCTCTTGAAGCATGATCAGGCGAGATCTCCAGTATCCATAGCTCGCCTGCTTAAGGGCACTTATCCACTGCTCCACCTGAGACTCTGATCGACCGCTCAGTACATGCCTTTTGTCCAGCTCGTCGCGGAATGAGATGCTGAATGCGAATGCCCCTTCAGATGAATTATCTATATTGATATTGCAATTCTCTAGAATGATAACTCCAGCAGGTTGCCTCGTATCGATGTGCCCCAAGTCATTGATGTTGAAGTAAAAGAGTAGATTGTACCGTAGCTTGAACCATTTCTCTTTGAACACTgaaagcaaatgtaaaaataaataatagatatatattattcattcaGTTTCATTCTAGTTATCACAGTTATGCAACATTGTCTATTCTTTTCAATGGATAGAAGAAGAaattgatacaaatatttttacaaaaaattaataattgaaaagatAACTTTAGActctaattaaattgttatatactttatataaatattacattagactatttacatgtaaaatattgatataaatttctttgtgtTGATCTAGCAAGATTCATTCAAAGTATTTCAGAAGCAAGataattactttataattactttatgaCTAAAACTCTTTTAAGAAGCTTTACTTACAACCGTTTCATTCTTTCGAAACTCATCTGTCATCAAATCCACTTCTTGAAAATGACAATAAGGAtggaaaattattgaaaaataagattaaagtGATTTAAAAGAATCCTccttaaattaaagaaagatattCGCGCAATAGCAGTAACGAATCTACAATCTAATCCCGTAgacaataattatatgtaatcgaATCTCTCCGCAGAGAAGTTTACCTGCGTCTACCGAGTGACAGGTGACAGGTTAAGACTCGTCTCGCGTTACGTAATAAAACGCTCCCAATATTAGCGTCACACTAAACTAACCTGACTTAGGTGCCCGTTTGTGGTTTAGGCGTCCCTCCAGGTCTGCGGGTCCAAAGCTCGCTTCCGCGAGCTCCCTGTCGTTGAATCTCATGTCCAGTGTCGACGCATACACGTGCAACTGCGTGCCACGAACGTTGTTCACAGGGGCTGTCGCGCCGCTACAATACGTTCCATCTTCGATTCGTCAATCGCGTTAATCGTGGTCCGACGTGCCGCCAGGCTCAGCGAGGCTCGCCTCCCACGTTAATCATACGGGCAATAGACGTCCTCGTCCTCTCGCTTGAATGCTTTCACTCTCGTGTCGATTAATCAGACGCAAAATGAAAAAGTGAGCCTCGTTGACAAGCGTCTGCCGCGCGATCTGACGAACACGTCAGCGCACGCGTCATAGATTCGAAATAGCTCGTTCTCTGAAAGAGGCTTTCACGCAGTTTTCTATTTTCCGGTCGATGATTATTGTTAGTTGAATTCAGCCAATTCAAATCTCACTCTCGACGCTACGAACGCGGAAGGGATAGCCCCACGTTCATTCGTGGATCGGCCCGAAAGGAAGTGATTGTATACTCACTTGGCAGGATATAAACGCACGTTAAAATTTATGCACGTTAATTTGAAATTCTTGCAGTTTATTGTATTAAAGACTACTTCGACTCAACTCCCGTTATGATTTTAATCGTCAGTTTAACTGGTCGCATGACACCCACAGTTTATCAACTCCTGTTATtttatcgtataaaaattatcagtTCTCTTTTCGCTTACATACGAGAAGATTAGATTACAGGGACGATAAATTGAAACCAAACGTTTGCTGTAGGAAATTCTACCGGTTAAAATAGTCACtgattagttaattaattagcCTGGTcggagattaattaattaattaattattaaataattattaaataatttaatcttatatCCATTCATTCAGACAATTCGTAGATTAATTCTCATTtcgatttataacatttaaaaaagtaaatattataatatatttacttttataaatttataaatattaatatttataaatattcatcttACATAATTGTATGTTGTGTTTGGTAAGGAATTGATATGAATGAATTACTTGGAAAGGATCGTCAAGTCGTTCGACGTATTGGAAGTATTGTTTGAttggttaaatttttagaattttctaatTGATCTTATTTTAATTGGTCAATCAAATACCAAAACATTCTTTAGTGTCAAATTAACCGCGTCCACGACTAATCGATTTTTTCGTCTGCTAGAGTGTCGTTGTTCGAGTCTAACTATCGAGATGGCGTACCTGTTTCATAATCTTTCGATTACGATTGGTCGATTTGCGTTTTGTTTACGTTTTCTCGTCCGTGTTCGGTCGCTTTTACGCGCTAAAATTTGCAATTTGAAGACTCGGATTTTGTCATTGATATGCACAACGGGCACGATTACTTGTCGTGTATCAAAATCGTGAGTAATCTCACAAATCTTGGTTTGTGGTTTTGTAAggttaaatggaaaatattttgtcttttgTGCGAGGATAACACAAACGTATCAATGTTTTCATCAGCCTGCTGCAAAACAAGGTACAATGACCACGGACAAGTCTGAGAAGGTAGGTCCGACGAGTTTAGCAACGGATCATCGTGATTTACTCTTAACGGCCAATAAGGTTTTCGGCGAGGGCAAGTGGAATCATACTGTTATCAGCCAAACCTTGGGTACGTTTGCCACACTAGTTGACAAAATTCTGGTAAGTGTAAATAGGAATGTATCAGATCCATGATAATGAACTTGAATTTATTGTAGATTTCGTCGAAAATGTTGGGGCCAAGTGCTGTGCTGGCTGTCTCTCTTATGTTAAGGTTCAGGTTATGAATGGAAACTCTCATGAAGAAGTTGGTTATTACCATGCAGAGGAATCTACAAAAGGCTTGGCGATACACATGGCCAGGATTGTATATATCGCTTGAAAAATTAAGTGGAGTATTTTATATTTGCCTGAATAATTATGGAATTTTCTTTTCGCACAGGGTTCTGCTGTGAATGGTTTAAGAAGAGCTCTGTTGTCATTTGGAGACAAAATTGATAAAGAGTTGCAACAGCTGCAAAGACCGATTACTTCCGAATTTCAAACTGCTAAAGTCCAAAAAGTTGTAGCACGATTATCGGATAAACAACTTTCAGAaatatccatttcaaataaaatgccTCTAAAAGAAAAACAAGCTAATGATGTACAAACAAATGTGTCACGATCATCGGATAAACAAATTCTAGAAAAatctatttcaaataaaataccTTTGAATGAGAAACAAGGTAACATTGTAAGGACAGGTGTGATGATAAATAAGCAGATTTTAAAAAGATCAAGTCCAATTAAAATAGCTGCCAAATCAGTTTCAGTACCTGTCAAATCAATTTCATTGTCTAAAGAAATAAACGAAGCTGAAGAAGTGTGTAAACAACTCTGCACTCAGCTTAGTCCTTACCAAAGTAATCGTGTAATAATAAGACacgtaccaattaaaaattcaacaggtttgtaatgaaattttcaaagaaCATTATGAGAATGATATAAATCTAAACTATAGAAAGTTCTTGAGGAGTAACTCTTTAAGATTTTACATTGATTGTTTTATTCAATTCAAtcattctgaaaaaaattggtttttcttATTACTTGATTTTATATGATGTGCGATATATTGACTGTAATACAGCTCAAGGATATTTTACTGTATAgtgttaaagaaatttattttaaaatattatttttaattattattctttaaactgCTCAAAagcttgaaaaaattaaaaatttgaataaattgtatctgtaattattatataatcattgtttaaatttatattattctcaAATTATTCATTACAATCGTAATACAATGCATATACATGcaatattgaattattacatATCTAGGTCCTTCAGTGGTTCCTGCTGCAATATCATCTGTGAATAAAAATGGACAGGTTAATATGAGATCGTTTGTAACAATTCCACTTAAGATTGTTGAAAACAAACTAGATAACAAACCCTCACCAAATGAGAAAACAAATTCTTCAACTGAGAAGAAGTCAGATCAAGGtaacatgaaaaatatattagtttattGAATCATTCTTGTACgagaacatattttatttttaaacatttactgTTTCAATTCTGTGTAGCATTGTCTGTTCAAGAAATGCAACGAATggagaggaaaagaaaacaaatggaAAAACAGATGGAATTTAAAAAGCGTATGATGGAAAAAGATGGTATAAAAGAGGAATCTATCAAACAGGAACCTATCAAACAAGAAGTCCAATTCTAGATATTAAGATATCAAAGATTTCATAGttatatagtttatttcatatccaatttagaaatatatttttttagacaaGATATTCTTACTAGTTGACAAGTTGTATACGCCTTGAATTTTCTCTTCAAGTTGtctaatgcaaaattttttgtcagatAGCAAAACCTGCAGATTGTGAACAAAATATGCTATCGATTTTTggttacaaaaaagaaaaaattacagaattgGAAATATCTGATGATATCAGCAAACTCATAAAAAATAAGCCTGTTGACATGTTATAATCAGCAGATTGATAGCAGAAATCGAACAGGATTTGCAATTGATACTCGTTTTCTGCTCTCAGGTTGCTTACACGCGCAGACTGTACTCAATTTACTATCAGGGAATGCTAATTATTGTTGCTGAAgttaggatattttataattaatttataaccaCATCGATTTTTTTACACCAAGCCaaatactgtaaataaatattacaatatatcaataaagatataaaatttaacataaaatgtttgatttattaaaattgctaatGTATACAAGTTACATTATGTATCACTTGAAAAAGAGGTTAGAAATCTCTAGTAGAGCACAGACgcaaatatttcagaaattcgGATTACTTAAATTATCCGAAATATATTCCTAAATAAGTGTTCTCGGTAGGCTTGTTTTTGTGTGCGTTTATTGGACatgaaataacaatattaagtccgcaaaaattatttaaaatatagactTAATCAACATACAGTGAGGTAAACAAGAAGAGTAAATTATGCGCGTATTATCCACGTGGTGTCAGTGATCAAAGATcgaaatacatacattttttcaatagaGATTGCTTGGAAAAAACAAAgacaagataaataaaaaacaatattaaaaataatagaaagcgtgaattatttcacataatttttattcatatactttctaaacgtattaataaataatggatCAATACTTTGAAAGTTACGAAGAACTTGATGTAAGTGAAAAAAATgagtgtatatttatatgtgcatatatatataatttttataataaattttttcatttttagatCCATCAATTAATGCTAAGCGATAAAACACGTGTCTTAGCATATAAAAGtgctatttttaattcaaaagagCAGTTTCAGGACAAAATAGTAATGGACATTGGTGCTGGCTCAGGTAGAATAATTTGCTTATtcaatacttttcaaaattattaaaaaattttatatttaagagacatgctaaatatatattacaatgtaatattatgtTGGTCACATATCTTTTGCaggaatattatcaattttttgtgcCCAGGTTGGTGCAAAAAAAGTTTACGCAGTGGAAGCAAGTATATTAGCAAAGAGTATCGACCAAGTGTCTATTGAAAATAACGTGCAGGACAAAGTTGAAGTAATTCACAGTAAAGTAGAGGATATTCGTCCAGGTAGTTTGGAGAATGTGGACATAATAATTTCAGAATGGATGGGTTTTTATTTGGTACATGAAGGAATGTTAGATTCTGTACTTTTTGCTAGGGATAACTTCTTACACGAGGATGGTCTGTTATTTCCATCCATTGCAAAATTATACGTCTCACCATGTCAGATACCTTCCATGTATGAATTTTGGGGTGACGTGTGTGGAGTCAGTATGAggtaattaatgaaaaataaagagactatCATTTGAAAAACAAGGAGATGCTAAagcaaattatcaatatttttttattaaaagatatctttaaattgTGTGTGGGGGAAAGGAAGGCTTTACAGAGTtccacaatttatatttataattagtaattaatataattaatacacattataattaatatgatatatattaatatatattatagatattgttaaatttttttattagaaattaccTTTATGCTTTTCATTCTGCTTATTTTGTGCAAAAGGTTTTAGAACGCTAACCAATTCAAAAGTATCttctagtaaaaaaatattgataatttgctTTAGAATTCCCTAAagttctttcattatttttgttttaattatagcAAGCATTATATTTATTCTGTATTCTTCAATCTTTACTTATATAGGTGTATAGGGAAAaactatagaaaaattaaatcctTGAAGCCAGAAATTTTGCTTCTAAATCAAGATGACCTTTTGGCAGAAGGTAAATTGTTTGCTTGGCTGGATTTGAAATGCATCTCCGTGGAAGAGATAAATCTATTAGGTGGAGAAGATTACGTATCGGTATGTGAAAAGGACGGGAGGTTTCAGGGATTGTGCATTTGGTTTGCGGTGGAATTTCCAGATGGTTCGGAACTGTCCACGGGACCTCGTGACAAGGCGACACATTGGAAGCAAACCGTGATTGTTTTGCCCGAAGATATAGAAGTGACAAACAGTGAACCTGTCGCCTTTAAATTGGAATTAAAAAGAGACACTTCATATCCGAGGCGATACAACATGGAATTAAATTTGTTGGATGCGGAGGAACTGGAGCATGAGGCTCCATGCAATTGTCACATGACAAAATGTATCGTGACAAAACAGTACATCTATGAGTTGGATGTAAGCGAATCGCGTGCTGAGGAAAATACttaggaaaatatttttgtacatgaaatatattttcattaaactatctaaatgacaaatttttatctaagattaattttctcatccattttctataaatatatcaatcaGAATCGAATCTGCAGTTTTTGCAAACTGAGACATTTGAAAATCAACAAAtcattagtaaaaaaaaatatatatattttaacaggGTAGAAAGTGACTTTGACTAAGctccaattaatttaattagcgTAGTTGATTTGTCAAATAACacctgtaatatttttatatattacctATCATTAGTTAATTTTAGTtgatatttaaatcttttatcgtttctttaattatcGCAAAAACTGTCTACagtatattcaatttttatttggaagagtacagaaaaattaaaattctttgctaataagaaaatgttcaactttattttttatttttattttattatttatcaataaaaaaaagagaaaatttattttctttaatgagATTTATTGaactttgaaaaatgtttagtaatgaaacaaaaacaaaaaatgagctaattttcaaaagttaattttacCCTTTCAAAGTAAattcagaaagaaaaaaaacttaattaggCATCTTTCCTCGTAGAATTTCGAATTCGCAATCCagaagcaatattttatatttgattaatagaCGCATAACGGAAAGTTAATTAGAGTCGTGTGGAAACCACGTCATAGAAATCGACGAGGAAGCGCGCACGTCAATGGGTCAGGATACGATAatacgttttttaaaattataacatccAGTTTTTTTCCTTCACGCCTCAAGTGGTAGCGTGACGGCGCATGCGTCACTTTCTTCCGCCAGTCGGAACAATCTGAGCGAGTTACTGGGCTTGACTCGCCTCGTCGCCGGGGTGGGACGAATCGTCGCTCGCGGTCGTGCATCTATCGACGGGTACCGCGGCGACGGAGTAATCGTCTCCACGCGATTCGAGCGTGCCACGCACCGGTCGTACGAGCGCGACAAGTGTGGCAAGATGAAGATGGCGGACGGACCCACGATCCTGCGGAGAAACAGGCCCGGAACGAAAGCAGAGGTTATTAACGCCGTTAATCTCGTTAAGGAGCCGTTGCACCCGCGCCTCGGGCGACACCCGACCGTCCGGGATCCGCCCGACGGTGCCTCCGCAGAACTTCCCGGCACTCTCTCCCCCGTTTGACACTTCCCCGATGAAAATCGATGAGTCCGGGATAAACGGAGATACTGTTTACACTAGAATGTTTCCCCGAATTCCCAGCATCATTCAGTCTCACGACATGTAGTACCGTTTCCTTCACCGAGCGTAACAGATTGGACAGatgatttatatgtattttcgaCTAAGTACTGCACGTTTACTTAGACGGTACGGACCGTTTTCTCAGCAGGTTTTTATTGATTGTTCAACATTATGATAATATACGCAAAGCGTTAAACAAGtgcattttatatacttatatcgGATCTATTTTTACATCACGACAAGCTATATAGTGAAGAGGGGATCGATTGTTTATGAGAACGCTGACGTAAAtctgattatttttatagagCTCATGATCAAGGTTCTATTTTGTTCTATAGGATTTCAGCAGGTGGCCGGATGAGCCGTTCGAAGAGATGGACAGCACGCTAGCTGTGCAACAGTATATCCAACAGATGATCAGAAGAGATCCATCTAATATTGATTTGATACTTAACATGCCAGAGGCCAATGACGAAGGTGTATGGAAGTATGAGCATCTCAGGCAGTTCTGTATGGAGCTCAATGGTTTGGCAGTTAGATTACAAGAGGAGTGCCATCCGGAGACTTGCACGCAGATGACAGCCACGGAACAATGGATATTTTTATGCGCTGCGCATAAAACTCCCAAAGAATGTCCCGCGATTGATTACACTCGACACACACTGGATGGAGCGGCGTGTCTACTTAACAGCAACAAATATTTCCCCAGCAGGTATCTCTTTCTTCTGTATGTCATTTCTAATGGATCAcatttttattgtgtaaataaatctcgtgtaaaattgaatttcagAATCAGCATCAAGGAATCCTCTGTAGCGAAACTCGGTTCCGTTTGCCGCAGGGTTTATAGAATCTTCTCTCACGCATACTTCCATCATAGAACGATATTCGATGAATTTGAAAATGAGACGTTCCTTTGCCGCAGGTAATTGATATGCTCTGTGTACATGAATATTTTCAATGTGTATTATATTAGGGAAACTATATCGATTTTGTTGTAGATTTACAtcatttgtaacaaaatataatctGATGTCAAAGGACAATTTGATAGTACCTATTATGGAAGGTGAAGGCGCAACGGAAAGTGAAGCATAGGATCTAACATTGCGATCGTATTGCCCAAAGTCGAATTGCCAGATTtagtaagaaaagaaaaatgctaTATAATATTCATGCATTAATCTGATATTTTGTGATTAATATTTGAAGATCTTTGAAAGAGGTCAGTAAATTCACTCTTATTTAAATTACGAATATTagaatctttttaatatattatataaaaaaatgtgtatttaaaaagtatttaaaaaattgcatcacATTGGAGTGTACGTTATTTACTTTTCTACTATGTTCTAATATTGAGTGAGTATATGGAGCAAGTTATTGTGGCAAACTCAACTATTGAATGTAAATGTATGAATTTTCAAGACACTTGCtccattaaaaagaatttagctttcacagaaatatattttcttgataaccGACATATTTCAAAGATCTCAAAAAAGACAAATTCTTATCTTTGCTCAGTATCTTATTAAACAGAAATTTGTTcttaatatatgttttattaatagctgTGCAATTATTGCTGTAGAcagaatattttttgtgtttaataaGCACAATTCTCATATTCCATTTGTTTAATGTCTAAGATCTGTGCAACactttttaaatgatataagaGTTAATTAAAACTATCAACTTTCTTGAAACATATTGTATATGGTAATTTAATctgttatactttttatataatatattacatttaaataagaaaaaaaagaggaagagaaaataTGACGTTATACACTTTTTATCTTACGCTATTGAAGTTACTATTGACGCTGGCAAAAGTGTCTCTCATATCTCTATCTTATGCTTTACCTTTTGtgaacatttttctgtaaaaatagaCTGTGTCTCTGTATACGCTAAATATGTGTAatggaaaaatatataagtCATTCATGTATTACCTATGTTACACACTTAGTGTGTGAATAATTGTTTATAAGTTTCGAAATAAGTATAAACCAAATTCTATTGGatcatttgtattaaaattctattcttAAATTGTGctctaaattttatgtattattaatttaatcttgcAAAAATAGAGTGCATTGTACTgaaaatcatcaaaatttttcagtataaGAAACTGAGATAGTCAAATTAATAcacagta
Protein-coding regions in this window:
- the LOC105195572 gene encoding pleckstrin homology domain-containing family J member 1, translated to MRFNDRELAEASFGPADLEGRLNHKRAPKSVFKEKWFKLRYNLLFYFNINDLGHIDTRQPAGVIILENCNINIDNSSEGAFAFSISFRDELDKRHVLSGRSESQVEQWISALKQASYGYWRSRLIMLQERLCQKTGKDPLLMYPRNQGVVRDEAWEPASFRSHVRSFTTSVAPTLNTITREVNLIDL
- the LOC105195569 gene encoding DNA repair protein RAD52 homolog isoform X2; the encoded protein is MHNGHDYLSCIKIPAAKQGTMTTDKSEKVGPTSLATDHRDLLLTANKVFGEGKWNHTVISQTLDFVENVGAKCCAGCLSYVKVQVMNGNSHEEVGYYHAEESTKGLAIHMARIGSAVNGLRRALLSFGDKIDKELQQLQRPITSEFQTAKVQKVVARLSDKQLSEISISNKMPLKEKQANDVQTNVSRSSDKQILEKSISNKIPLNEKQVSVPVKSISLSKEINEAEEVCKQLCTQLSPYQSNRVIIRHVPIKNSTGPSVVPAAISSVNKNGQVNMRSFVTIPLKIVENKLDNKPSPNEKTNSSTEKKSDQALSVQEMQRMERKRKQMEKQMEFKKRMMEKDGIKEESIKQEPIKQEVQF
- the LOC105195569 gene encoding uncharacterized protein LOC105195569 isoform X1, producing MHNGHDYLSCIKIPAAKQGTMTTDKSEKVGPTSLATDHRDLLLTANKVFGEGKWNHTVISQTLDFVENVGAKCCAGCLSYVKVQVMNGNSHEEVGYYHAEESTKGLAIHMARIGSAVNGLRRALLSFGDKIDKELQQLQRPITSEFQTAKVQKVVARLSDKQLSEISISNKMPLKEKQANDVQTNVSRSSDKQILEKSISNKIPLNEKQGNIVRTGVMINKQILKRSSPIKIAAKSVSVPVKSISLSKEINEAEEVCKQLCTQLSPYQSNRVIIRHVPIKNSTGPSVVPAAISSVNKNGQVNMRSFVTIPLKIVENKLDNKPSPNEKTNSSTEKKSDQALSVQEMQRMERKRKQMEKQMEFKKRMMEKDGIKEESIKQEPIKQEVQF
- the LOC105195569 gene encoding uncharacterized protein LOC105195569 isoform X3 is translated as MNGNSHEEVGYYHAEESTKGLAIHMARIGSAVNGLRRALLSFGDKIDKELQQLQRPITSEFQTAKVQKVVARLSDKQLSEISISNKMPLKEKQANDVQTNVSRSSDKQILEKSISNKIPLNEKQGNIVRTGVMINKQILKRSSPIKIAAKSVSVPVKSISLSKEINEAEEVCKQLCTQLSPYQSNRVIIRHVPIKNSTGPSVVPAAISSVNKNGQVNMRSFVTIPLKIVENKLDNKPSPNEKTNSSTEKKSDQALSVQEMQRMERKRKQMEKQMEFKKRMMEKDGIKEESIKQEPIKQEVQF
- the LOC105195571 gene encoding protein arginine N-methyltransferase 6, whose product is MDQYFESYEELDIHQLMLSDKTRVLAYKSAIFNSKEQFQDKIVMDIGAGSGILSIFCAQVGAKKVYAVEASILAKSIDQVSIENNVQDKVEVIHSKVEDIRPGSLENVDIIISEWMGFYLVHEGMLDSVLFARDNFLHEDGLLFPSIAKLYVSPCQIPSMYEFWGDVCGVSMRCIGKNYRKIKSLKPEILLLNQDDLLAEGKLFAWLDLKCISVEEINLLGGEDYVSVCEKDGRFQGLCIWFAVEFPDGSELSTGPRDKATHWKQTVIVLPEDIEVTNSEPVAFKLELKRDTSYPRRYNMELNLLDAEELEHEAPCNCHMTKCIVTKQYIYELDVSESRAEENT
- the LOC105195568 gene encoding MOB kinase activator-like 4 encodes the protein MKMADGPTILRRNRPGTKAEDFSRWPDEPFEEMDSTLAVQQYIQQMIRRDPSNIDLILNMPEANDEGVWKYEHLRQFCMELNGLAVRLQEECHPETCTQMTATEQWIFLCAAHKTPKECPAIDYTRHTLDGAACLLNSNKYFPSRISIKESSVAKLGSVCRRVYRIFSHAYFHHRTIFDEFENETFLCRRFTSFVTKYNLMSKDNLIVPIMEGEGATESEA